In Cryptomeria japonica chromosome 10, Sugi_1.0, whole genome shotgun sequence, a genomic segment contains:
- the LOC131859582 gene encoding uncharacterized protein LOC131859582, translating into MFFVDLWWENYGAGTPNLQKIAICVLSQPCSASGCERNWSVFESIHTKKRNRLSQKRLNDLVFVRYNLRLRVRQVEGVSHEAIDLDEIDPYGDWTMNEQNDGDDVLLTEEEIAEIERGAAQDAKGARLDEMEDGDEDEDEDDDEDFDFEEESSHHLDTTTPTATTSSSRPEKLSYIRKNTKRKM; encoded by the coding sequence atgttttttgtagatttatggtgggagaattatggtgccggcacgcctaatcttcaaaagatagctatctgtgttttgtctcagccatgcagtgcttctgggtgtgaacgaaattggagtgtctttgagagcattcacacaaagaagagaaatagattgtcacaaaagcggctcaatgatctagtatttgttcggtacaaccttcgccttcgagttagacaggtggagggtgtttcacatgaggccattgacttggatgaaattgatccatatggtgattggaccatgaatgaacaaaatgatggtgatgatgtcctccttaccgaagaagaaattgcagaaatagagagaggagcagcacaagatgcaaaaggagcaagattggatgaaatggaggatggagatgaggacgaagatgaggatgatgatgaggactttgactttgaagaagaatcatctcaccatttagataccacaacacccactgctactacttctagctcaaggcctgaaaaattgagctatattaggaaaaatacaaagaggaagatgtag